In Rattus norvegicus strain BN/NHsdMcwi chromosome 1, GRCr8, whole genome shotgun sequence, a genomic segment contains:
- the Or5b104b gene encoding olfactory receptor Olr358 codes for MENNTKVTEFLLLGLTIDPGLQLPLFMLFLLIYTITLVGNVGMILMIFLDSCLHTPMYFFLGNLSLVDFCYSSAVTPTVMTGLLIGNNVISYNDCAAQMFFFVAFATVENYLLASMAYDRYAAVCKPLHYATTMTTSVCACLSIGSYACGFLNASINTWNTFRLSFCRSNMVHHFFCEIPAVMVLSCSDRRVSELVLVYLGSFSILFALLVISISYILIFITIFKMHSSAGYGKAVSTCASHFTAVSIFYGTVIFIYLLPSSSHAMDTDSIASVFYTMIIPMLNPLVYSLRNKEVKSAFTKVFQWQSSLQ; via the coding sequence ATGGAGAATAATACAAAAGTGACAGAGTTTCTCCTGCTGGGACTCACCATTGATCCAGGATTACAGCTTCCCCTCTTCATGTTATTTCTCCTCATCTATACCATCACCCTGGTAGGAAATGTGGGCATGATCCTGATGATTTTCCTAGACTCTTGTCTCCACActcccatgtactttttcctAGGTAATCTATCTTTAGTTGATTTTTGTTACTCTTCAGCTGTCACCCCCACAGTCATGACTGGACTCCTAATAGGAAACAATGTCATTTCCTATAATGACTGTGCTGCCCAGATGTTCTTTTTTGTAGCCTTTGCTACTGTGGAAAATTACCTGTTGGCCTCAatggcctatgatcgctatgCAGCAGTGTGTAAGCCCTTGCACTATGCTACCACCATGACAacaagtgtgtgtgcctgtctttcTATAGGTTCCTATGCATGTGGGTTCCTGAATGCCTCCATAAACACTTGGAACACTTTCCGCCTTTCCTTCTGTAGGTCTAATATGGTTCATCATTTCTTCTGTGAGATTCCAGCAGTTATGGTTCTCTCTTGCTCTGACAGGCGTGTGAGTGAGCTGGTTCTTGTTTATTTAGGCAGCTTCAGTATACTTTTTGCTCTCTTGGTTATTTCTATATCCTACATATTAATTTTTATCACAATCTTTAAAATGCACTCAAGTGCTGGATATGGAAAGGCTGTATCCACTTGTGCCTCACACTTCACTGCAGTGTCAATTTTCTATGGGACAGTCATATTCATATACTTGCTGCCTAGCTCCAGTCATGCCATGGACACTGACTCAATCGCATCTGTGTTCTACACCATGATCATCCCTATGCTGAACCCTCTGGTCTACAGTCTGCGGAACAAAGAAGTCAAGAGTGCGTTCACTAAAGTTTTTCAGTGGCAAAGTAGCCTccagtga
- the Or5b104b gene encoding olfactory receptor Olr358 isoform X1 — translation MSCIRKDYGTFMLPMKRSCEHTNHLMVTQMENNTKVTEFLLLGLTIDPGLQLPLFMLFLLIYTITLVGNVGMILMIFLDSCLHTPMYFFLGNLSLVDFCYSSAVTPTVMTGLLIGNNVISYNDCAAQMFFFVAFATVENYLLASMAYDRYAAVCKPLHYATTMTTSVCACLSIGSYACGFLNASINTWNTFRLSFCRSNMVHHFFCEIPAVMVLSCSDRRVSELVLVYLGSFSILFALLVISISYILIFITIFKMHSSAGYGKAVSTCASHFTAVSIFYGTVIFIYLLPSSSHAMDTDSIASVFYTMIIPMLNPLVYSLRNKEVKSAFTKVFQWQSSLQ, via the exons atgagttgtataagaaaggatTATGGCACATTTATGTTACCTATGAAGAGAAG TTGTGAACATACTAATCATTTAATGGTGACACAAATGGAGAATAATACAAAAGTGACAGAGTTTCTCCTGCTGGGACTCACCATTGATCCAGGATTACAGCTTCCCCTCTTCATGTTATTTCTCCTCATCTATACCATCACCCTGGTAGGAAATGTGGGCATGATCCTGATGATTTTCCTAGACTCTTGTCTCCACActcccatgtactttttcctAGGTAATCTATCTTTAGTTGATTTTTGTTACTCTTCAGCTGTCACCCCCACAGTCATGACTGGACTCCTAATAGGAAACAATGTCATTTCCTATAATGACTGTGCTGCCCAGATGTTCTTTTTTGTAGCCTTTGCTACTGTGGAAAATTACCTGTTGGCCTCAatggcctatgatcgctatgCAGCAGTGTGTAAGCCCTTGCACTATGCTACCACCATGACAacaagtgtgtgtgcctgtctttcTATAGGTTCCTATGCATGTGGGTTCCTGAATGCCTCCATAAACACTTGGAACACTTTCCGCCTTTCCTTCTGTAGGTCTAATATGGTTCATCATTTCTTCTGTGAGATTCCAGCAGTTATGGTTCTCTCTTGCTCTGACAGGCGTGTGAGTGAGCTGGTTCTTGTTTATTTAGGCAGCTTCAGTATACTTTTTGCTCTCTTGGTTATTTCTATATCCTACATATTAATTTTTATCACAATCTTTAAAATGCACTCAAGTGCTGGATATGGAAAGGCTGTATCCACTTGTGCCTCACACTTCACTGCAGTGTCAATTTTCTATGGGACAGTCATATTCATATACTTGCTGCCTAGCTCCAGTCATGCCATGGACACTGACTCAATCGCATCTGTGTTCTACACCATGATCATCCCTATGCTGAACCCTCTGGTCTACAGTCTGCGGAACAAAGAAGTCAAGAGTGCGTTCACTAAAGTTTTTCAGTGGCAAAGTAGCCTccagtga